A section of the Leptospira kobayashii genome encodes:
- the folE gene encoding GTP cyclohydrolase I FolE produces the protein MEDLIEGIIKQIGEDPGREGLLKTPSRVKKAYEFLTSGYKADLDSLVNGAIFEENTTGMVLVRDIEMYSLCEHHLLPFYGRAHVAYIPNKKIIGISKIPRIVDVFARRLQVQERLTDQIAQAIQETLDPLGVGVVIKAKHLCMMMRGVEKQNSELFTSSLLGLFKSDPTTRSEFLDLIRTGSH, from the coding sequence ATGGAAGATTTAATCGAGGGAATCATCAAACAAATCGGCGAAGACCCGGGTCGGGAAGGACTTCTCAAAACTCCTAGTCGTGTAAAAAAGGCTTATGAATTTTTAACAAGCGGTTATAAAGCCGATCTTGATTCCCTTGTAAACGGCGCCATCTTCGAAGAAAATACCACAGGCATGGTTCTCGTTCGGGACATTGAAATGTATTCTTTATGCGAACATCATCTTCTTCCTTTCTACGGTCGCGCTCATGTCGCCTATATTCCGAATAAAAAAATCATAGGAATCAGTAAAATCCCGCGCATTGTAGATGTATTTGCCCGAAGACTTCAGGTTCAGGAAAGACTCACGGATCAAATTGCACAGGCGATCCAAGAGACTTTGGATCCTTTGGGTGTAGGGGTTGTTATCAAAGCCAAACATCTTTGTATGATGATGAGGGGTGTGGAAAAACAAAATTCGGAGTTGTTCACGTCCAGTCTTTTAGGGCTTTTCAAATCCGATCCTACCACTCGAAGCGAATTTTTGGATCTGATCCGAACCGGATCGCACTAA